A single window of Nocardia sp. NBC_01327 DNA harbors:
- a CDS encoding Dyp-type peroxidase produces MAEPTEPHPSRLSRRRLLGGGAAVAGAAGAAGIGWGAATLTHREHHADPALETVPFYGQHQAGIDTEPPGAAAFVGFDLKPGVGREDIIGVLKIWTDDAARLTQGKPALADTEPELAQRPARLTVTVGFGPELFTIAGLETRRPSWLKQLPPFTIDRLDPAYTGADLLLQICAEETTTVSHAVRVLSKHVKSLVQVRWVQRGFRNAAKGQTMRNLLGQIDGTVNIAPRTVDFDRLVWDDGAQQPWLAGGTSLVLRRIAMKLDTWDELDADGRAITLGRRDSNGAPLSGTQEFDEPDFAAVDTYGIPVIPPSSHIARAHHTHEGERFLRRGYNYDEAPAPGQVSNSGLLFVSCQRDVDAQYLPVQQRLAEFDALNQWTTPVGSAVFVLPPGVPAPGGYLGQQLFDR; encoded by the coding sequence GTGGCTGAGCCCACCGAACCGCACCCCTCCCGGCTCAGCAGGCGGCGTCTGCTGGGCGGGGGCGCCGCCGTCGCCGGAGCCGCGGGTGCGGCCGGGATCGGCTGGGGTGCGGCCACTCTCACCCATCGCGAACATCATGCCGATCCCGCGCTGGAGACCGTCCCGTTCTACGGGCAGCACCAGGCGGGCATCGACACCGAACCTCCGGGCGCGGCGGCGTTCGTCGGCTTCGACCTGAAGCCGGGGGTGGGGCGCGAGGACATCATCGGCGTGCTGAAGATCTGGACCGACGATGCCGCCCGCCTGACCCAGGGCAAGCCCGCACTCGCCGATACCGAACCGGAGCTGGCCCAGCGGCCCGCCCGGCTCACGGTGACGGTCGGGTTCGGGCCGGAGTTGTTCACGATCGCCGGACTCGAGACCCGGCGCCCGAGCTGGCTCAAACAATTGCCGCCCTTCACCATCGACCGCCTCGACCCGGCCTACACCGGCGCGGACCTGCTGCTGCAGATCTGCGCCGAGGAGACCACCACGGTGTCGCATGCGGTGCGGGTGCTGTCCAAGCATGTGAAATCGCTGGTGCAGGTGCGGTGGGTGCAGCGCGGGTTCCGCAATGCGGCCAAGGGCCAGACCATGCGCAATCTGCTCGGGCAGATCGACGGGACGGTCAATATCGCCCCGCGCACAGTCGATTTCGATCGCCTGGTCTGGGACGACGGCGCGCAGCAGCCGTGGCTGGCGGGCGGTACCTCCCTGGTATTGCGGCGCATTGCCATGAAGCTCGACACCTGGGACGAGCTCGATGCCGACGGGCGGGCCATCACCCTCGGCCGCCGCGATTCGAACGGCGCACCGCTCTCGGGCACACAGGAATTCGACGAACCGGATTTCGCCGCCGTCGACACGTACGGCATTCCGGTCATTCCGCCGTCCTCACATATCGCGCGTGCCCATCACACGCACGAGGGTGAGCGGTTCCTTCGTCGTGGCTACAACTACGACGAAGCGCCCGCACCCGGCCAGGTGTCGAATTCGGGTCTGCTGTTCGTGTCCTGTCAACGCGATGTCGATGCGCAATACCTGCCGGTGCAGCAGCGACTCGCGGAGTTCGACGCGCTCAACCAATGGACCACACCGGTCGGTTCCGCTGTCTTCGTCCTCCCGCCCGGCGTACCGGCGCCCGGCGGATATCTGGGACAGCAGCTGTTCGACCGGTGA
- a CDS encoding iron chaperone, which translates to MSEASTVDEYIADFPEAVQQILRQVRATIRAALPDCTETISYQIPTMQVGAHPVMYFAGWKKHISMYPVPEGDAAYEQAIAPYRSGRGTLKFALDKPIPYDLIGRTATLLTERSARH; encoded by the coding sequence ATGTCGGAGGCTTCGACCGTCGATGAGTACATCGCCGACTTCCCCGAGGCGGTGCAGCAGATATTGCGGCAGGTGCGCGCGACCATCCGTGCGGCGCTACCGGACTGCACCGAGACCATCAGCTATCAGATTCCGACCATGCAGGTGGGCGCCCATCCGGTGATGTACTTCGCCGGGTGGAAAAAGCACATCAGCATGTATCCGGTGCCCGAGGGTGATGCCGCGTACGAGCAGGCCATCGCGCCGTATCGCTCCGGGCGGGGGACATTGAAGTTCGCACTGGACAAGCCGATTCCCTACGACCTCATCGGGCGCACGGCCACGCTGCTCACCGAACGCAGCGCCCGCCACTGA
- a CDS encoding copper chaperone PCu(A)C: protein MSASVLRAPRALRRLTAAAAISALAVFPVACSSDSGSTSAAKAADKVTMSDQWIKAADSGMSAAFGTLSNAGDNPVQLVAASSPASARVEIHEVVTDGVGGDKTMRPKEGGLTIPAHGSATLKPGAEHLMFMDLKQPLRTGSDTRITLVFSDGSTTTVTAQVRDFAGGQENYAAPTSGAESPAHGG, encoded by the coding sequence GTGTCCGCATCAGTCCTGCGCGCTCCCCGCGCGCTCCGCCGCCTCACGGCCGCAGCCGCGATCTCGGCGCTCGCCGTCTTCCCCGTCGCCTGCTCCTCCGATTCCGGCTCCACCTCCGCCGCCAAGGCCGCGGACAAGGTGACCATGAGCGATCAGTGGATCAAGGCCGCCGACAGCGGTATGTCCGCCGCGTTCGGCACGCTCAGCAATGCCGGTGACAACCCGGTGCAATTGGTCGCCGCCTCCAGCCCCGCCTCGGCGCGGGTGGAGATCCACGAGGTCGTCACCGACGGCGTCGGCGGCGATAAGACCATGCGCCCCAAGGAAGGTGGACTCACCATTCCCGCGCACGGATCGGCCACGCTCAAGCCCGGCGCCGAGCACCTCATGTTCATGGATCTGAAGCAGCCGCTGCGCACCGGCTCCGACACCCGGATCACCCTGGTGTTCTCCGACGGTTCCACCACGACCGTCACCGCGCAGGTGCGTGACTTCGCGGGCGGTCAGGAAAACTACGCCGCCCCGACCAGCGGCGCCGAGAGCCCCGCACACGGTGGCTGA
- a CDS encoding response regulator transcription factor, protein MEISQQGSARRILVVEDEPTIAESIAARLRAEGFTVDLAHDGPAGVAAAESLHPDLVVLDIMLPGFDGLEVCRRIQARRAVPVLMLTARTDETDMLIGLGVGADDYLTKPFSMRVLTARIHALLRRVERTAAPGATIVVGDLRIDVDQRRVWRADAETQLTPLEFELLVHLARRPRAVLARDRLLSEVWGWADASGTRAVDSHIKALRRKLGADLIRTVHGVGYALEAR, encoded by the coding sequence ATGGAAATCAGCCAGCAGGGCAGTGCGCGGCGGATTCTGGTGGTGGAGGACGAGCCGACCATCGCCGAATCCATTGCCGCCCGCCTGCGCGCCGAGGGCTTCACCGTCGATCTGGCCCATGACGGTCCCGCCGGTGTCGCGGCCGCCGAGAGCCTGCACCCGGATCTGGTGGTTCTGGACATCATGCTGCCGGGTTTCGACGGCCTCGAGGTGTGCCGGCGCATCCAGGCCCGGCGCGCGGTGCCGGTGCTCATGCTGACCGCACGCACCGATGAGACCGACATGCTGATCGGCTTGGGTGTCGGCGCCGATGACTATCTGACGAAACCGTTCTCGATGCGAGTTCTCACCGCGCGCATTCACGCGCTGTTGCGCCGCGTCGAACGCACCGCCGCTCCCGGGGCCACCATCGTCGTGGGCGATCTGCGCATCGATGTCGATCAGCGCCGGGTCTGGCGCGCTGATGCCGAAACCCAGCTCACCCCACTGGAATTCGAGCTGCTGGTGCATCTGGCGCGCCGCCCGCGCGCCGTGCTGGCGCGCGATCGCCTGCTCTCGGAGGTCTGGGGGTGGGCCGACGCCTCCGGCACCCGCGCCGTCGACAGTCATATCAAGGCGCTGCGCCGCAAACTCGGCGCCGACCTCATCCGCACCGTGCACGGCGTCGGTTATGCGCTGGAGGCGAGATGA
- a CDS encoding DUF4153 domain-containing protein has product MDVPSSRMWWGALALGLLAIGVFRAAPWLFVLCVLGAGVAGSFAAVGRRSVFGVFFDMVAVPWSAVMSVPWLYRGVGRGAGSRRVGPRVWWSVAATFVLLLVFVPLLVGADPVFARLVGAVVPVLDTGLLVQWGFVFTIAGLGVAGALYVLAGPPPAADGPSRVTGWMDLVIAGGAAAVQERGTESVAAPRIRRLSRTEWGLPMGALTVLFAVFVGTQLAVMFGGDGYVQRTADLTYAEYARSGFWELSMVSMLTLAVIAVVQRWAAQQSAGDRLWLRVGVSAVSVLTLVIVASALHRMWTYQQAYGFTVLRLLVEVFELWIGLVYLLVLSSLVRLRREWVPRAAAGAALATLLVLAVVNPEHLVADRNIDRWQAGRTLDSEYLGRLSTDILPALDRLPAAQREEIARDVRAGLDRDTWQGWNLSRSSAR; this is encoded by the coding sequence GTGGATGTGCCTTCGTCCCGGATGTGGTGGGGTGCGTTGGCGCTGGGGTTGCTCGCGATCGGTGTGTTTCGGGCTGCGCCTTGGTTGTTCGTGCTGTGTGTGCTCGGGGCGGGGGTGGCCGGATCGTTTGCGGCGGTGGGGCGGCGGTCGGTGTTCGGGGTGTTCTTCGACATGGTGGCGGTGCCCTGGTCTGCGGTGATGTCGGTGCCGTGGCTGTATCGGGGGGTGGGGCGCGGGGCCGGGAGTCGGCGGGTGGGGCCTCGGGTGTGGTGGTCGGTTGCGGCGACTTTTGTGCTGCTGCTGGTGTTCGTGCCGCTGCTGGTGGGGGCTGATCCGGTGTTCGCGCGATTGGTCGGTGCGGTGGTGCCGGTGCTGGATACCGGTTTGCTGGTGCAGTGGGGATTCGTGTTCACGATCGCGGGGCTGGGGGTCGCGGGGGCGCTGTATGTGCTGGCGGGTCCGCCTCCGGCGGCGGACGGGCCCTCGCGGGTGACCGGCTGGATGGATCTGGTGATTGCGGGCGGGGCGGCGGCTGTGCAGGAGCGAGGAACGGAATCGGTTGCGGCGCCGCGTATTCGGCGGCTGTCGCGGACCGAGTGGGGTCTGCCGATGGGTGCGTTGACCGTGTTGTTCGCGGTATTCGTGGGCACGCAGCTGGCGGTGATGTTCGGCGGCGACGGATATGTGCAGCGGACAGCGGATCTGACCTACGCGGAGTACGCGCGCAGCGGGTTCTGGGAGCTGTCGATGGTCAGCATGCTGACGCTGGCCGTGATCGCGGTGGTGCAGCGGTGGGCGGCGCAGCAGTCGGCGGGGGATCGGCTGTGGCTGCGCGTGGGAGTGAGCGCGGTGAGTGTGCTGACGCTGGTGATCGTCGCGTCCGCGCTGCATCGGATGTGGACCTACCAGCAGGCCTACGGATTCACGGTGCTGCGACTGCTGGTGGAGGTGTTCGAACTGTGGATCGGCCTGGTCTACCTGCTGGTGCTGTCGAGCCTGGTGCGATTGCGCCGGGAATGGGTGCCGCGGGCAGCGGCCGGCGCCGCGCTGGCCACCCTGCTGGTGCTGGCGGTGGTGAATCCGGAACACCTGGTGGCCGACCGCAATATCGATCGCTGGCAGGCGGGCAGAACCCTCGACTCCGAGTACCTCGGCAGACTCTCGACCGATATCCTGCCCGCCCTCGACCGCCTGCCCGCAGCGCAGCGCGAGGAGATCGCGCGGGATGTGCGCGCCGGACTCGACCGCGATACCTGGCAGGGCTGGAACCTGTCCCGATCGTCCGCCCGCTGA
- a CDS encoding HAMP domain-containing sensor histidine kinase produces MKLAILMLGSGAVAFGFFASRIGWLPPRTTVAAMLIALVTSQVLAHGMTLPLREMTAAAKRMAQGDYSRRVRATSHDEVGQLAEAFNQMAADLGAADQQRRDFIANVSHELRTPITALGAVLENLVDGVAEPDPATLRTALAQTERLSLLISELLALSSIEAGAVRLYLEQLPVESLLKEVVAEAEVMAAAIDRPVRFTIAATPGLTVRADRARLHQVLLNLLDNATRHGPAHGEVRLTAHTLRSHTVIEVHDDGPGIPIPERARIFERFTRGGSSGGGTGLGLAIARWIVELHGGAIAVTAPGSRIRITLPNT; encoded by the coding sequence ATGAAGCTGGCCATTCTCATGCTGGGGTCGGGGGCGGTGGCGTTCGGGTTCTTCGCCTCGCGCATCGGCTGGCTGCCACCGCGCACCACCGTGGCGGCCATGCTGATCGCCCTGGTGACCTCGCAGGTGCTCGCACACGGTATGACGCTGCCGTTGCGGGAGATGACCGCGGCGGCCAAACGCATGGCGCAGGGCGACTATTCGCGGCGGGTGCGCGCCACCTCCCATGACGAAGTGGGTCAGCTGGCGGAGGCGTTCAATCAGATGGCCGCCGATCTGGGGGCCGCCGATCAGCAGCGCCGCGATTTCATCGCGAATGTGTCGCACGAATTGCGCACGCCCATCACGGCATTGGGTGCGGTGCTGGAGAACCTGGTGGACGGTGTCGCGGAACCGGATCCGGCCACGCTGCGCACCGCGCTCGCGCAGACCGAACGTCTGAGCCTGCTGATCTCGGAGCTGCTGGCCCTGTCCAGTATCGAAGCCGGAGCCGTGCGGCTGTACCTGGAGCAGCTGCCCGTGGAGTCGCTGCTGAAAGAGGTTGTCGCCGAAGCGGAAGTCATGGCCGCCGCCATCGACCGCCCCGTCCGCTTCACCATCGCGGCCACCCCCGGCCTGACCGTCCGTGCCGATCGCGCCCGCCTGCACCAGGTCCTGCTCAACCTGCTCGACAATGCCACCCGCCACGGCCCCGCGCACGGCGAAGTCCGCCTCACCGCCCACACCCTGCGCTCGCACACCGTCATCGAAGTCCACGACGACGGCCCCGGCATCCCCATCCCCGAACGCGCCCGCATCTTCGAACGCTTCACCCGGGGCGGCAGCAGCGGCGGCGGCACCGGCCTGGGCCTGGCCATAGCCCGCTGGATAGTCGAACTCCACGGCGGCGCCATCGCCGTCACCGCCCCCGGCTCCCGAATCCGCATCACCCTCCCCAACACCTGA
- a CDS encoding TIGR03619 family F420-dependent LLM class oxidoreductase, with the protein MKIGFSLPQFGTQASQGDQVMRYAAAVEQAGADSLWVGDRLIAATNPTVGYGGQDTIPDEFNAILDPFLVLALAAAVTDRVRLGTNVLIAPLYRPALLARSLTTLDVVSGGRLVPGFGIGWSPDEYEAAGVPFTHRGARLDETLDALEAIWTTDPAGHEGRFVSVREHRSELRTVQRPRPPIYLGAFSPAGLARIGQRAEGWLPVVPVPGPPGWGARLLHLRAIIDQAAVAAGRDPGTIHTILRVNVAAGSSVAQVADTIEQVVAETGFDDVFVDLMYLTDSVDGMLAAATELLERLRG; encoded by the coding sequence GTGAAGATCGGATTCTCGCTCCCCCAGTTCGGTACTCAGGCCTCGCAGGGCGATCAGGTGATGCGGTATGCGGCGGCGGTGGAACAGGCCGGGGCGGACAGCCTCTGGGTCGGGGACCGGCTCATCGCCGCGACGAACCCGACGGTCGGGTACGGCGGGCAGGACACCATTCCCGACGAGTTCAATGCGATTCTCGATCCGTTCCTGGTGCTGGCGCTCGCGGCCGCGGTGACCGATCGGGTGCGGCTGGGCACGAATGTGCTTATCGCGCCGCTGTATCGGCCCGCCCTGCTGGCGCGGTCACTGACCACCCTGGATGTGGTGAGCGGCGGGCGATTGGTGCCCGGATTCGGGATCGGCTGGTCGCCGGACGAATACGAGGCGGCCGGGGTGCCGTTCACCCATCGCGGGGCGCGGCTGGACGAGACCCTCGATGCGCTGGAAGCCATCTGGACCACGGATCCGGCGGGGCACGAGGGGCGTTTCGTCTCGGTGCGCGAGCATCGCAGTGAGCTGCGGACCGTGCAGCGGCCGCGGCCGCCGATCTATCTGGGCGCGTTCAGTCCGGCGGGGCTGGCGCGGATCGGGCAGCGGGCCGAGGGATGGCTGCCGGTGGTTCCGGTACCTGGGCCGCCGGGGTGGGGTGCGCGATTGCTGCACCTGCGCGCGATCATCGATCAGGCCGCGGTGGCGGCGGGACGCGATCCCGGAACCATCCACACGATTCTGCGGGTGAATGTCGCGGCCGGCAGTTCGGTGGCGCAGGTGGCGGACACCATCGAACAGGTCGTCGCCGAGACCGGATTCGACGATGTGTTCGTCGATCTCATGTACCTCACCGATTCGGTGGACGGCATGCTCGCCGCCGCCACCGAATTGCTCGAACGATTGCGCGGGTGA